A single Thermoleophilia bacterium DNA region contains:
- a CDS encoding acyl-CoA thioesterase, with translation MYKSASTALRVRYNECDPLGVVFNANYLVYADLAINELWREHLGGYESMMEDGLDLAVVEVNLRYFMPLRFDDEFIAEVRVEQIGTKSMTTAFTLSRDDDEFAAGTLAYVCVDSASNESRPVPDSIRDALTN, from the coding sequence TTGTACAAGTCCGCCTCGACAGCCCTGCGGGTCCGTTACAACGAATGCGACCCGCTGGGCGTGGTCTTCAACGCCAACTACCTCGTTTACGCCGATCTGGCAATCAACGAGCTCTGGCGGGAGCATCTCGGCGGCTACGAAAGCATGATGGAGGACGGCCTCGACCTCGCAGTTGTCGAAGTCAACCTCCGCTATTTCATGCCGCTGCGCTTCGACGACGAATTCATTGCCGAGGTGCGGGTCGAGCAGATCGGCACCAAATCGATGACCACGGCGTTCACGCTCTCTCGCGACGACGACGAGTTTGCCGCCGGGACGCTCGCCTACGTCTGTGTCGACTCCGCGTCGAACGAATCACGACCGGTCCCCGACTCGATCCGGGACGCGCTCACCAACTGA
- a CDS encoding CoA ester lyase, translating into VHMIDGKMQDDATWKQCKVMVELAEMLAAKDPELKEQYGF; encoded by the coding sequence GTGTCCACATGATCGACGGCAAGATGCAGGACGACGCCACCTGGAAGCAGTGCAAGGTGATGGTCGAACTGGCCGAGATGCTGGCCGCAAAGGATCCGGAGCTCAAGGAGCAGTACGGCTTCTAG